In Streptomyces sp. NBC_00448, the following are encoded in one genomic region:
- a CDS encoding GntR family transcriptional regulator, producing the protein MDSLAQQITIDRGSPVPLYFQFAQQLQELIESGVLPPGTRLSNEVAMADQFGLSRPTMRQAMQHLVDKGLLARKRGVGTQVVANRIRRQLQFTSLYEDLERERRRPATEVLSVGTVPADPAVAAALHLDEGAEVVAVQRLRLADGEPIALMHNHLPAGLVELTAEALAGAGLYQVLRRAGVVLGVAEQSIGARRATAAEARLLDETRGATLLTMVRTAQDASGRPVEYGSHVYRASRYAFEMTVAAH; encoded by the coding sequence GTGGATTCGCTCGCACAGCAGATCACCATCGACCGGGGCAGCCCGGTCCCGCTGTACTTCCAGTTCGCCCAGCAGCTGCAGGAACTCATCGAGTCCGGGGTGCTGCCGCCCGGCACCCGGCTGAGCAACGAGGTCGCGATGGCCGACCAGTTCGGGCTGTCCCGCCCGACGATGCGTCAGGCCATGCAGCACCTGGTGGACAAGGGCCTGCTCGCCCGCAAGCGCGGCGTCGGCACCCAGGTGGTGGCCAACCGGATACGTCGCCAGCTGCAGTTCACCAGCCTCTACGAGGACCTGGAGCGCGAGCGGCGGCGCCCGGCCACCGAGGTGCTCTCGGTGGGAACCGTCCCCGCCGACCCCGCGGTCGCCGCCGCGCTCCATCTGGACGAGGGCGCCGAGGTGGTGGCGGTGCAGCGGCTGCGGCTCGCCGACGGGGAGCCGATCGCCCTGATGCACAACCACCTGCCGGCCGGCCTGGTCGAGCTCACCGCCGAGGCGCTGGCCGGAGCCGGCCTGTACCAGGTGCTGCGCCGCGCGGGCGTGGTCCTCGGCGTGGCCGAGCAGTCCATCGGCGCCCGCCGGGCCACCGCGGCCGAGGCCAGGCTGCTCGACGAGACCCGCGGCGCCACCCTGCTCACGATGGTCCGCACCGCGCAGGACGCGTCGGGACGGCCGGTCGAGTACGGCTCGCACGTCTACCGGGCCTCGCGGTACGCCTTCGAGATGACGGTCGCCGCGCACTGA